Within Vicia villosa cultivar HV-30 ecotype Madison, WI linkage group LG1, Vvil1.0, whole genome shotgun sequence, the genomic segment GTGAAAAGCAAAGCAAGTTTGAAAATCCTCATTCATGACAAAGACAAAATCCCATTACACCAAACAACTAATGTGGTTTTCAAAGAAGTTTTTCACAATGTTGTATAAGTAATTTTTTACTTATTCTTACATTATTCTTAagtataaatttatatattgttATAATATATCATGTTACTTCTAGATTATCAAATGATATCATCAAGACATTTAATATTGCAGTCATTTTCAAGACACTTTTTGATGATTACAATCCTTTTCCATTTTGTATTTTAACATTGCTTGGATATATAGTATATTTGACTCGATTATTTGTTAGTACATCTTAATTTTGAATGTCAGATTAGTCTTTTTTTATTCTTACAACTTACATAATCGTACATTGTGCttatactatattattcatattaagaattaaattacccgtgcggacgcacgggtcttctactagtatcTTATAGTTGCATATCCCTAATACATTTAGGGGGATCATCTCCAATACAGTCATTTTATTATTTGTCTTATCATTTTTGCCTACTATTAATAATGCCCTTTAAAAAAAACTCCTGTTTTTCTCTAAAGTCAGTATGGTTTTTTTCTTTAAGCTACATTCAATAATCATCACATCCTCCTTTTCAAACATAATTTTGTCATTCAACTTAATATTAGTTGTTGTTATTCAACTGTGATTTACCAATCGTTGCTCAATTCATATTCGTTCGTTGTgctttcttaattttaattttttattcataagATTTAACttcatattattaatttatttaataaacaatTCAACCATAGATTTAATCAATTGAATCTTAAACCATAAGTTTTGCAATTCGACCTCCcatctaattttaaaatattggGTAATTACACAAAGTCTAAAACTACGGTACAAAAACCAATATTATTAGAATATGTGAATATCTTGATAAtagtcaatatatatatatatatatatatatatatatatatatatatatatatatatatatattgcaatgAAATAGATTTACATATTAAAATAATTGTATTCAAGATTGAAATTAACAACGTTTATGAAAGTTTTAACCATGAGTATTTAATGGGGGTATTTTTAGGTTATGAATTTCGTATATGAATGGGTTGTGTTAGGTTTTGGCTTGTTGGCtgcattttggtaaaacaatAAGTTCAACAAAATGTTGGACAAGATGTTGTGACATGTTGCTACGATATTGCAACCTGTGTTGTTTCGATTTCTGGAAGATATGTTTCTATTGCTCCAGAAGATTTGTTTTGTCATTTGTGGATCTGATTTGATTTGCAGAAGGTTGTAACCAGACTCAATATCCAAGCCCAAGTGTTGCAGTGACATATAAAAGGAGTCTAAACCTAAGAAGATCACGAAGCTGGGAATTAGGATTAATATCTTTTAGGGTTTCGTCTGTTCTTTGTATGCCACTCGTGTATCTTGTTTTATGCATAGAGTTTGACTGATTATTCATTTTTCATTGTGAttcactcatgagcttttaagtAAGAGTGTAATTTGCTTAATTGAAATGTGTTCTTctgtttttaatctttttttattatcactgaggtgattgtgGGAAGTGAGAGGTGGTTCTCATATATAGGAGGTTCCTAGATAGAAGTTGCATAAggtagtgattaggtgataaGTTATAAACTAGGGTTGTTTAGCTTTGAAGTAATACTATTatagtgaatttccttcctgGATTGGATTCCCCTAGAGTAAGTGATGTTGCACTGAACTGGCCGGTTAATAATTTATTGTGTCTTTTACCTTCTGCAATTTACTTCCGCATAATTTattgtttgataaaattattcTGTCAGTCAGATTATGTCTTGACATCTATTTTGACATTGTGTTTTGGTGTTGTGACATCAATCTTCACATCTACTTAACCGTTCCAggatttcaattggcatcagagcagacacTCTGTTCTGTTTTTGGGTGAGCTCCAAGGAAAATACTTTCTAGTACTATGGACAAGGAAGGAGGACACAATAACAAACCACCTTTGTTAGATGGTGTAAACTATGACTATGGGAAGGTTCATATGGTAGCTTTTCTAAAATCCATGGACATCAAATCTTCGAAGATTGTTTTGAAAGGGTGGAATCATCCTGTTAAGAAAGACAAAGATGAGAATGAGTTTTTGAAGCAAGAAGAAGATTAGTCCAAAGACAAAGATGAATTAGCTCTTGGAAATTCCAAAACCTTAAATGCTCTATTCAATGGAGTAGACAAAAATATTTCCAAGTTATTATAAAGATAATATAATAAACCGATGCAACATCACAATCACATTATTCCTAATTCATTCAAAAAGTGCTAAGTAACTTTAGTGAAAAAAATACTAAGTAGTTCCTTAAAATCAAAGTGACCATcttattaacattttttaatttacaattcaagaattgttattataaaaaatattgaattggTGCTATTAGAgaattttattattaaagaaaattctttaaaaaaatattttttactgtAATGAAGTGGTGATTACAATGTTTTAAAATTCGGATTAAACTGGTCGATTCAATCCGTTATATAAAAAATTGGTGATGAATTTGATTTGGCCAACCTTGTAAAATTGTAAAGGGTCATAATCgggataaaataaaaaaataattagattaaactGTTAAAAAAGTTcgaaccaaaaaaaaaacagaaacatttttataaaatccTCATATTCAAAGAAATATTTGACATTGGTCacgtattttttttatataaaattttgaaaaagaataattttttttggtcattaatcaattttaataacgtcctttaaaaaaaaaatactattttttctaAAATCACTATAAACTTTTTTCTTTAAACTATATTCAATAATCATCGCGTCCTCCTTTTCAAACATAGATTCGTCGTCCAACTTAGTATTAGTTGTTACCATTTAATTGTGATTTATCAATAGTTGTTTCACTCATATTCGTTCATTGTACTTtcttaattctaattttttatttaaaaattttaacttcgtattattaatttatttaataaacaatTCAATTATAGATTTAATCAATTAAACTTTAAACCATAAGTTTTGCAATTCAACCTTCCATCTAATTTTTAAATATTGGGTGATTACACAAAGTCTAAAACTACGGATCAAAAATTAATACTATTATTAGAATGTGTGAAtatcttttaaatttaataaatataaattttatatttgatatatatttttctttgacAAATTAATATCACtaattaatagttaaaatatttatatatataaagagcGTATACGGTGAGAACTGATATATTTTGTGTGATATATTTTGTGAGAAACAAGAACTATCGATATCAATCgtcaaatttaataatttaaaaattttgtaTAATGAACACCTTACCGAATTATTTTTCTATTATGCttagtatttaaaaatttaataaaaaactatttttatttgatgCTTAAATTGTTATTAAAATGTTTGTTACAAATATACTTTATACTTAGTTAGCATATGAATATGAAATATAATTCAAATGTGTTTAgtaaattagtatttttatttcaaaaaaaaatctaaactatatatattttcaatactcaaagaaaattttcaaataaaacttgtttaaaattatatatatatatatatatatatatatatatatatatatatatatatatatatatatatatatatatatatatatatatattttgaatcaataaaATATGTAGATTAATTCAAAAAGCAAGTAAGTACAAGTGACCAAAGTCCAACCTAAACTACACTATCACATCATTAATTGGGCAGTGTAGTCCCTATATTTTTTCTTTAGCCAACATCTATGAATTATACTATCTATGATATTATGTGCAATGTGATCACTATCGAATTGTGTATTGAAACACACTGCATTTCTCCAGCTCCAACAGTGGTACACGGTCTCAGCAATAGCCACCTTCATGGTCCACACTCGTTTCCCTTTTTCTTTACAATAGGTCTGCAGCCATTGTAGCTCTCTATCCCAAGGAAGAGGGACATGATCAACTTGTATCCAAGGCAAAATATTCATCCAGACCTGTTTCAGCTTTGTACATTTAAAGAACAGATGGTCTATGTCTTCATATTCATCACATAAGCTGCATTTCCTATCCTGTATCAATCCCCATTTGGCCAAACGATCCTTGGTTGCAAGTTTTCTATGGCATGCCATCCAGAGACAAGTGACAGCCCTTGGTCTTGCATTGTTGCGTGCAATCAGCTCATACCAAACCACACGATCCTGTCCCATGTGCAGCATCTTATAGACAGTCCCCATAGTGAATTGGTTAGATTCAATACTACTGTCCCAATATCTCTGCACCTCATGAGTCAAACTCCTGGTGCTCATTATACTCTTGATTATCCAAGAGGTATTAGAGCTCACCTCCATAGTCCATACTCTTGATTATGTCATAcgaatttctttataaaatttaacttttagaaaataaatttaatttaaaaacaatatttttctaCTCTCACTATTATTCTGAGTTCTAAACTATTGATTTTGGTTTGTCTTTTTAGATATATTTTGATTGgaaataataaatttgatttatataaatttatcttataaataaaattgttatacttttattcattatttaatttttaataatacaaTGAACATAATGTTTAATTTATGTTTTAGAATtcgtataaatttttttttgggaAACAATATGACTACTAAAATATATCATATGACTAACAAAATTTTGTGTAATAACTTATAATTCTTACAATAGTAGAACTTGCAATACTAAAAAAAATGAACTTGCAAATAACTAAATTAGTATTTTAACTTAAATAAAGATTATGTTTTAATATTGTTagtcatatttttttaattaaatatagtgtagacatatttaatttttcattttgtttagtaaaaaaaatattgtttaaagtagaaaaaacaattatatttttattgtgttaaaatatttaaataaattagtcATATCGTGtgaaaaaatttaaagaaattattaaaaacattacaatattgattttaaaatattaatttgaagTTAAAGTATTACAATATTGCTTTAAAAATATTACAATAtggtaatatttaaaaaaaattagtcatattgttaaaacatttaaaaaattattaaaacaacaattcacaatagtagaaaaagtttgtttttaaattaaattcattttctaagagttacataattttatttaaagatgAGTAACAAAATTTATTcttttgattaatttaaaaattaatataattttaaacaagttttattttgatttttttagtcttgaaaaatatatattttttgaaataaaaatattaaacacaTTTGAATTATATCTCATATTCATATTCTAACTATATATTaagtatatttataattaatatgttaatattaatttaaggatcaaataaaaatatttttagtaagaatatctttttatcaaaatttttaatattaggtgtaataaaaaattaatttggtGGAGTCTTTTTTTATATGAAAGTTTTAAATTGTTGGAGTCGCATCTTCTTCCTTTACAACACTACTACGGTCGAAAAATATATCAATACTAAACGAGTAATTTTCACGTATCTTTAGAAAACAACTTAGATAGGACTGAACAATTGGACGTAAATTGTCGTTTCATTTTTAAGGCTTAATTTCGACcgataaaattttgatttttgacgGATTCAGTTAAATTGATTTGACGGATAAATCAGATTGGTTTAGTAGTTTAATACTTATCGAATAAATCTATAAAAATAGTATTGCAAGTGGTGAAACCGTCTTGGCGGAAACGAAAGTTTGAGTTGAAAATGTGGCGCCTGTAGCCTTTTGATTGAAGTTAGGTTGAAAAGCTCATGAATAGAGTAACATATATGCAATTACAAATGGGCCTGAACTAACATGTGCCTAAGGCCCAACAGAGAGAATAAAGCTATTGTTCTAATACCCCCCATAAGCTTGAGGGTATATTGTAATTAACCCAAGCTTACAAATGTTAGAATGAAACATGGAACGTCTAAAGGTTTTGTAAAAGAGTCTGCAAGTTGTTGGGAAGATGCTATAGGCAGCAATTGAAAAAGTTTTTGTTGTAGTTTTTCGCGAACGATATGACAGTCGAGTTTgatatgtttggtgcgttcatggAAGGAGGAATTGTTGGCAATATGAATAGCAGAGGCATTGTCACAATATAAAAGAGCTGGTTTTTGAAAAGGGATGTTGAGTTCATGTAGGAGATTTGTAAGCCATTGTAACTCACAAACAGTAAAGGCCATGGAGCGATATTCAGCTTCGGTGGAACTGCGGGATACTGTTGCTTGTTTCTTGGATTTCCAAGATATCAAAAAGTCTTCCATATAGATACAGAAACCAGTGACGGACTTGCGTGTTTCTGGACATGTTGCCCAGTCGGAATCAGAAAAAGCCTTGAGCTGTATGATGGAATTGGAAGGGAAGAAGAGTCTTTGTGCTGGTGATGATTTGAGGTAGCAGAGAACCCGTATAGCAACATTGTAATGTATGTCCGTTGGATTACTCATGTGTTGGCTGAGTTTTTGAACAGAATATGAGATATCAGGGCGTGTGTTGAGCAGATAGATAAGTTGCCAAACATGTCTTCGAAACTTGGTTGGATCAGACATAGGAGTGCCATCAGTGGTGTTGAGTCGTGTGTCACGAGCCATCGATGTGGAAGCTGGTTTACAACCAAGTAAACCTTTATTGGATAAAATATCGAGGGTGTATTTGCTCTGATTGAGATGAATGCCAGACTTTCTCCTTGCTATCTCGAGCCCCAGAAAATACTTCAAAGTACCAAGGTCTTTGATATGGAAATGTTGTTGCAGAAGATTTTTGATGTTGTCGATTGTTTGAATGTGTGTTCCTGCAATGAGaagatcatcaacatatattagTATGCATGTAATATGTGATTTTTATTGATGTATAAATAGAGAATGGTCAGAAGAACATTGCTTGAAATTATTAGCTAAAAGAATTTGAGATAATTTGTCAAACCATATTTTGCTGGATTGTTTCAAGCCATAAATAGATTTCAAAAGTCTTCATACTTGGTTTGGATGAGTGGGAGTAATGCCCTTAGGGAGGGACATATATACTTCCTCATCCAAATCACCATGGAGGGAAGTGTTATGAACATCAAGTTGGTGAAGATACATATTTAAAGAAGAAGCAAGAGCAATGATTATTCTTGCGGTTGTTAGTTTTATAACAGGAGAATAAGTGTAAAAAAAACATTGGACTTGATTAAAACCTTGAGAAACTAACCAAGCTTTATGTCGTTCTATTGTACCATCAGAATTAAAATTGGTTTTGTAAACCCATTTACAGCCTATACATTTCTTACCTGGAGGAAGAGTAGTAAAAGTCCATGTATTGTTACTGGTTAAAGCCTGAATTTCAGCATTCATGGCTTTGTTCCAATGTTCATGGAGAGAAGCTTGCTTGAAAGAAATAGGATCAGATGCAGTAGATATAGCAGCTATATAATGGTAAGAAGTAGGAGAAATGTGTTTATATGATACATAGTTGGAAATATCATGTGTTATATTAGTGTGTGCAGTGTTACATATGAAATCTTTCAAGTAAGCGGGAGCATATTTTGCTCTATTGGATTGACGCAGAGTTTCAGAACCAAGGTCATTAGGCTGAAGGGAAGTAGTGTCAATGGGAGAGGGTGTATGGAATTGATAGGTGTTGGGAAATCTGTGATGATGGTAGGGGAATTAATGTCAGTCTGTGGAGTAATTTAGTGAGTAATCTCAGTATTTGGATTGTTGGGTTGGCTGTCAGGATTGGAAACAGAGGTTtcatgatcaaataaaaagggaatggtgTTGTTTGTAAGGTCCGTGATTGTTTTAGTATTTTCAAAGGAAATAGGAGATGTATAAGGGAAAACATGTTCATAGAAAACACAATTGCGAGATATGATAACAACCCTAGTGTTTAGATCAAAAATAAGGAAACCTTTAATACCAGTAGGGAATCCTAAAAAGATACATTTGGTGGATTAGGATCAAGTTTGTCTCTATTCCTTAAGAGAGTGGATGCATATGTTAGGAAACCAAAAGTTTTGAGGTTGGAAAATGAAGGAGGTGTTTGAAAAAGAAGGCTGTAATGAGTTTGGTTTTGCAGTGTGGGAGAGCTGAGTCTGTTTATTAAGTAAGTAGCATGGCACAGAGCAAAAGACCAAACAATCTTAGGTAAATGAGCATGAAAAAGAAGTGATCGAGTAACATTTAAGAGATGCCAGTGTTTTTCGTTCAACCACAGAGATTCGTTGAGGTTTTTCAACGCAACTACATTGGTGTATAATACCCAAAGAAGCATAATAAGAAGGCATAATAAATTCAATACCATTATCACTCATAATAGTCTTTATTTTAGAACGGAATTGAGTGTTACAATAAGATATGAAGTTCTTAATATGCAAACGAGTTTCAAATTTATTGTGCAGAAGAAGAGTCCAAGTATACCTAGAGTAGTCATCAACAATTGTGAGAAAATATTGAAAACCATCTAAAGAAGGGATAGTTATGAGACCCTATATATCCATGTGCACAATATCAAAACAGTTAGAAGTATCAGAGTTACTTAAAGGAAAGGAGAGTTTACATTGGTTGGCCAAGTGACATGTGTTACAAATAGTTTTCTTAGTGAAAGTAATGTCTTGAAACTGTTTTGACATGTTATGTAAAACATCAATAGAAGGGTGTCCTAATCTAAAATGCCATAGGGTAGTATTATTGCAATCAGAATTGGCAAGGCTAGCAGAATAACAGTTATTAGCAGTGCATTGTGTGACAAAAAGCTTGTGAAGTATGTAAAGACTATGAAGCTGTGTCACAGGTCCAATCGTCTCTTTGGTAGACACATCCTGGATTTGGCAGGAATCATGTAAAAAGGAGACAGTTAATTGGGAATGCTTACACAGTTTTGAAATAGAAATTAAGCTAAATCTAAATGCAGGAATGAAGAAAACATGTTGTAATGTAAGGTTGGGAGCAAAAGTAATGGTGCCACAAAATTTAGCAGAAATAGAAGATCCATTAGGTAGATTAATAGTCATGGGTGTTATAGGATATATATCAGAAAAATAATGAATATACGGGCAAACATGATGAAATGCGCCAGAATCCAAAATCCACATAGATGGGTTGTTAAGTATACTACCTGTTTGAACTATACCTGAATTTAGAGCTTTGTCCTCTTTTGGTGGTTGACTGTCTTTGCGAGATTGTTGGAGAAGCAGGACAAGATGTTGGTAGTCTTCTTTGGAAATTCCCATATCCTTATTGTCAGAAGCAGTTTTAGAGGGCTGAGTAGGTTTTGTTCAGTATTAGATTTGCTGTTGTTGTTTCTGTATCCAGGAGGGAATCCGTGTTTAAAGTAGCAAGTATCGATGGTGTGGTTTGTTTTGGGGAAATTGGTGCAGAACATTGTGGATTTGGTTGAGCCTTTGCCTTTGGCCCGTGAaacattgttgttattgttgttggcaTAAAGAATCATGGATGGTGTAGGCGTGGGATTAGAGATATATTGTTGAGCTATGAGGGAATATGCACGACTTATGCTGGGGAGAGGATCCAGAAGCAGGATTTGGGTGCGAATGTTGTCTTGTTGTGATACTCCATATGCTTGTAATTACGAACGGCTTTGGCGAAATCGCATGTACAGGGTGTGAGGCAAGAACAAGAAGGAGTGGGGCGTAAATCTTCGAGCTCATCCCAAAGAATTTTCATAGCAGTAAAATATGCAGACAATGAACAATCGCCTTGTTGTATTGAATGTAATTCGCGAAGAAGATCGGAAAATCAGAAATGGTTACCTTTCGTAAATCTTTCGCGAAGATCCTCCCAAAGTTCAAGGGCTGAATCAAAACAAATGCTGCTCTGCGCAATATGAGGAGAAAGGGTTCGGTTGATCCATGACAGAACCATGCTATTAGCACATTCCTAGTGTTCGTAACTGGGATTAGAGAACGGCCATTTCGTGAGCTTTCCGTTAATGGAAGAAAGCTTGTTCTTGGATGTGAGAGCTCGTCGCATAGATTTGCTCCAATTATGATAGCTGTTGTCATCAAGAGATGGAGCGACGATCGTGGCTCCGAGATTTTCACCGGGATGGATGTAAAAGGGATTACTgggattgatgttgaattctaaATCGATACTCTTTTTAGGGCTTGATTTAGGGGTGGTTTTGGGTGTGGAATCATCATCGGAAGTCATtgatgtatgaatgaatgcataaagaatgaaaaagagaggAAAGAATGCAGTGCTTAGAAAGAAAGAAGGTGCGgaaggaagaaaaaaaagataagGTTTGTATGGTCTACTGATACCATATTGCAAGTGGTGAAACCATCTTGGTGGAAACGAAAGTTTGAATTGAAAATGTGGCGCCTGTAGCCTTTTGATTGAAGTTAGGTTGAAAAGCTCATGAATAGAGCAACATATATGCAAGTACAAATGGGCCTGAACTAACATGTGCCTAAGGCCCATCAAAGAGAATAAAGCCCAATAAAACTATTGTTCTAATAAATAGCTCATCTTTTATAAAATTCacaaacatttatttttaatttttctaaaaactatcaaaattagaataatttgaagaaaaatgagtttttattattaaaaaaaagttattattatgcaataatatttcaaatattaGTTGACATTAATTTGATCATTATTACACTTTAAATCATaaactaaataatattaaaaatttcatTACAATGTTGAGTCAGTcatatagtaataaaaataaataaaataaatattagtaattaggttcaattttctatttaaatttaaaataataatctgaCCCCGATCGAAACAATTCTATAACAATCCGCTCAATTCACACCCGGTCAATTTCAATTGAACggttcaaatttgtccaccataaGCCTAGATATTCCAACAAGTGATGCCAAACTCACCATCTTCAGTGTCAACCCAATTATTTGAATGTCGAGTTTGAAAGTCCTATGAGAAATTCATCTGTTAACACTAAAATTACATATTATTCAAAATCTCCTCCAACAAAGGCTTCTCGAATTCATTCAAAAAACAATATATTAATAAAGAAGTGAAAACCATCTATTTACAAGATATCAATTAGTACAAGAAGTGATGAATGAAACCACATCCAGATATATAAAAAATACCACAATAAAACCAAAGAACAAGAAGCAccaaaaacaaaccaaaaattcACGTTATTTCTTTCCTCCAATTATATTTTTGACTTCATCTCTGTCCGAGATAACAACCATGGTATGATCTAAAAAATCGTACCGTAATATCGGTTTAGAAGAATCACAAGCTTCTCTACGAAAAAGACCTGGATAATAACAATCTTCGGTTTCTCTCTTGCGAAGAGGTTCAACCTTATATATTCTTTGATCTCTTCGAATGTAATTGGCAAAGATGATAGAAATTTCATGGTTGGTAAAACCGTGACCCTTGAGTTGTTGCATGATAGATGCTACATAGGAGTTTAAAGGAAGACCATAAGAAAAAcaatgtcgttgttgttgttgttgctgctttGGAGGATTTTGATTTGTCGAGTGCATTTTGATAAAAAGTTTACAATGGTTTTGTTGctagaaagaaaaaagaagatagAGAATAATATAAAAGGTTTTGCTACGAACCAGCTTgtgattaatattttttaatcatcttgtaattaataaattaatgcgattttataacttttatatcagttattactttttttaaaacTTCTAGACCAATCTCAAAATGTAACTGACGATTTATGATTATTAATTTACAAATgaatagaaaatattttaaaggCAAAATAATTATAAAGTTTGACTGAAAAAGAATTTttgatttaacaaaaaaaaaatagggggATGCCGTTCATCTATcatatatgatattttaaaatgattatgtAAAAGTTTTATATTGACGGTGCATatctattaaattaaaaaattatttataatattaaataacatcagataatttttttaatatcaaataatttatataaattacagattatattttaaataaattatttgatgtgaattttttcaatttttgacAGTACATTATTCTAACCGAGTTAATTTATTAtcataaaaaaactaaattattttaagttttttcatattttaatttatttactaaTATCATTATAAAGCAGGGctgcaaaagaaaagaaaataaatatattttcatgtaaattttattaaatttaaaaaagaaaagtaaaattaGTCATCAAAAAggaaaaacaaattgaaaattataaaattgaaaataatgaAGCTAATAAATATGTTAtactaaaaagaaataaaaattaaattgtatttaaGTGTCAAGTTAtaatgaatataataaaatattattaataaatgtcATAAAATTATCACTGATATAGAAATAGAAATATAAtactataaatattataaaatattataatttttttatatataacaataaataaaattgtAGATAATGTTTGGAATACAGTTTTTGTCTCAAATATTGTAGTATTTTAAAAAGTACAATATTCTAACcaagttaattttataaaaactattttttttcaagCTGTACATATAATTTTTCTATAAAcaatttatgtatttatatataaagCAAGACCAGCAAAAGAAAGGAAAACAAcatataaaataaagaaaaattaatcacaattttttttaaaattataaaactgATAAATGTCAATTATATTATAAAGAAATAAACATTGTATTCTATTTGAGTgtcaaattatatataaaatagcgAGATATTATTTGTTATTGTTACGACATAAATTAGTAACTGAAATAGAAATATACTAATATTGTAAATATTTTGGGATCAGATCGAGAGATGAGATCGATGGCGAGAAAAACTGAGGCGGAATCGGAAACAAAAGGGATGAGGCGGAGGGAAATCAGCGCCGCGAAGATTGATCTGAAGAAGGTGCTGTCGTTCACCGTTTTGTGATCCTAATCCCCTTTTgagttttatttcaaatttattttctgtttattaatttattaaatctaaTATTAATTGAGATTTAAGTCTGTTTGTGTTTGAATTAACATGAGAATCTGTTGGTCTAGTTTAATTGGATCAAAATCTGAaactaatttgatttgatttcaagAAGTTGATGAACACGATGGTGAATATAGTATACTTGAGtttgttttataatttttagAAGGGCAATTTGGACTTTCCATGAGGCAATAAACACATGTGGCAGCTATTATGaattaatgataataaaaaattatgtcACATCATCATTTTTAGTGATGTGGCCTAACCAAGGGTTAAAAACaagtagtatttttttaaaaagttgggATATTTCATGCTTTTTTTTTTCAAGGAGATTTTTCAAAAGAGACCTATATGATATGACACGGGAAAATAGGTATTAAGCCTTTGTTTTAATATacaattttttcaaatttatttgtgttatgtttcataatttaatttattttcaaagtatGTTATCTTTTTTAATACATTtccatatatttaaattatattatttcaattaaataatttatatattaatacaaatttaatttagattttagtGTGAGGAAGGTTACTTAAACTTTATTCAATCTAAATTAAATTTTGTtc encodes:
- the LOC131655065 gene encoding uncharacterized protein LOC131655065, translated to MSTRSLTHEVQRYWDSSIESNQFTMGTVYKMLHMGQDRVVWYELIARNNARPRAVTCLWMACHRKLATKDRLAKWGLIQDRKCSLCDEYEDIDHLFFKCTKLKQVWMNILPWIQVDHVPLPWDRELQWLQTYCKEKGKRVWTMKVAIAETVYHCWSWRNAVCFNTQFDSDHIAHNIIDSIIHRCWLKKKYRDYTAQLMM